A DNA window from Centropristis striata isolate RG_2023a ecotype Rhode Island chromosome 10, C.striata_1.0, whole genome shotgun sequence contains the following coding sequences:
- the LOC131978775 gene encoding LOW QUALITY PROTEIN: claudin-14-like (The sequence of the model RefSeq protein was modified relative to this genomic sequence to represent the inferred CDS: inserted 1 base in 1 codon; substituted 3 bases at 3 genomic stop codons), translated as MASMAVQLLGFFLGLLGFXGTVVATVLPHWRSTAYVGSNIITATAYMKGLWMECVWHSTGIYQCELYRSLLALPPDLQAARALMVLSCVTSVLACLVSVVGXSVPVSPGTLXLSPPWCXAGGVCFLCAGLLCLVTVSWTTNDVIMDFYDPFLPSGLKYEIGLAVYLGYASACLALTGGLVLVWSSSGGRRSPRRSRPVSPPPAFNHIYPPAPPAAPPYRPPEALKGNHAPSLCSLSSSGYRLNNYV; from the exons ATGGCCAGCATGGCGGTGCAGCTGCTGGGCTTCTTCCTGGGACTGTTGGGGT GTGGGACCGTGGTGGCCACGGTGCTGCCCCACTGGCGCAGCACGGCCTACGTGGGCTCCAACATCATCACGGCCACGGCCTACATGAAGGGTCTCTGGATGGAGTGTGTGTGGCACAGCACGGGCATATACCAGTGTGAGCTGTACCGATCTCTGCTGGCGCTGCCTCCGGACCTGCAG GCTGCCCGGGCCCTCATGGTGCTGTCCTGCGTGACCTCGGTGCTGGCCTGTCTGGTGTCGGTGGTTGGATGAAGTGTACCCGTTTCGCCCGGGACTCTCTGATTAAGTCCCCCCTGGTGCTGAGCGGGGGGGGTCTGCTTCCTGTGTGCCGGGCTGCTGTGCCTGGTCACCGTGTCCTGGACCACCAACGACGTCATCATGGACTTCTACGACCCGTTCCTGCCCAGCGGGCTGAAGTACGAGATCGGCCTGGCCGTGTACCTGGGCTACGCCTCCGCCTGCCTGGCGCTGACCGGGGGACTGGTGCTGGTCTGGAGCAGCAGCGGGGGGAGGAGGTCTCCCAGGAGGAGTCGCCCCGTAtcacctcctcctgccttcaACCACATCtaccctcctgctcctcctgctgctcctccataCAGGCCCCCCGAGGCCCTGAAGGGCAACCACGCGCCCTCGCTCTGCTCGCTGTCCAGCAGCGGCTACAGACTCAACAACTACGTCTGA